Within the Pseudomonas guangdongensis genome, the region TCGTATACGTACATGTAATTGTCTGCTCTCAGGCTGTCGGCGGAGATCGGCATCGCCTGGCGAAGTCCGACCCGCAAGGGCGTCTGCTGCGCGCACGGCCGCGCACTCCCACGGAGTGGCGGCACGATAGCAGTTCGTCCTTATGCGATAAAGTGAAGAATAACTATATATAAATAGCTGAAATGGATAAGTGCGCGTGCGTTCAGCGCGCTCCGCCGGCGGCGGCGACCATCACCCGGTTGCGGCCCTGCTGCTTGGCTGCGTACAGCGCCTGGTCGGCCATCTTCAGCACGGTGTCGATGTCGCGGTCGCTGGCGGGCCAGTGGGCGACACCGAGGGACACGGTGGCCAGGCCGACGCCCGGGGTCAGGCTCGACTCCATGCGCGCGCGCAGGCGCTCGGCGACCATCCGCGCGGCGTCGAGGCTGGCCTCGGGCAGCAGCATGAGAAACTCCTCGCCGCCGTTGCGGCACAGCACGTCGTTGCCCCGCGAGGTGTCGCGCATCAGCTGCGCCATGTGGCGGATCGCCTGGTCGCCGACGTCGTGGCCGTGGTTGTCGTTGATGCGCTTGAAGTGGTCGATGTCCAGCGCCACCACGGCGAAGGGCCGCTCGCTGTCCTGCCAGCGCTCCAGGGTCATCTGCAGGCCGCGGCGGTTGAACAGGCCGGTCAGCGGGTCGGTCAGGGTGTCGAGGTTGAGCTTGCCGATCTTCTGCTGCAGCAGGGTCAGCCCGGTGAGCATGGCGCGCTTGAGCTGGGCCGCCTCGAAGTACCAGGCGCGCACGCTGCGGATGTCGCCGGAGGCGGTCTGCGAGTCCATGTTGCGCGCGGTGTTGGCCAGCTGCCAGAGCGGCCGGGAGATCAGCCGCGCCAGCCACCAGATGCCCAGCAGGGAGATCAGGGTGACCGGAATGGCGTTGCGCAGGGTGGTCAGCATCAGGCCGTCGAGCCCGGCCAGGGTCATCTCGGTGGGGCGCTGGGCGACCACGCCCCAGCCGCTCGTGCCCAGCGGCGCATAACCGGCCAGCATGTCGATGCCCCAGCTGTTGGTCAGGCGCATGCTGCCGGCTTCGCCGCGCACCACCGCGTCGATGGCCGGGTTGCCCTTGATCACCTCGCCGACCCGCTCGGGGTCGCGGTGGTAGACCAGGCTGCGCTGCCGGTCGACCACGTACAGATAGGAGCCGTCGCGGTAGTAGTGCTCGCCGAGCAGGGTGTGCAGGGCGCTCTTTTCCTTCAGGTAGAGACTGCCGCCGAGAAAGCCCAGGTAGCTGCCGTCCGGAGCGTAGATCGGCTGCGAGAGCATGATGATCAGCCGGCCGGTGGCGGAGACGAACGGCAGGCTCATCAGCGGGCGGCGCTCGCGCAGCGCCTCGCGGGTGCCTGTGGTGGCGAGGAGCGTGCCCAGCGCCAGGTTGCTCGGATAGACCGCGCGCAGCCGGCTGTCGGCACCGACCACGAAGGTGGAGTTGAAGGTTTCCGCCTGCTGCTTGAGGCGCTGCACCTCGTCGTGCAGCGCATCGGCATCGTCGAAACGCCCGCTCAGGCGCACCGCGCTGTAGGCCAGCTGGCGCTGCGCTGCGAGCAGGAAGTGGTGGGCGCTGTCGGCCAGCTTGGCGGCGTACACCCGGTTGGCTTCCAGGGTGCTGTCGATCAGCAGCTGGCGCTGTACCTGGTAGCTGGCGTAGAACAGGTTGGCCAGGGTGAGCAGGGCGCTGGCGATGGCCAGCAGCAGGATCAGGCGGCCAAGGTCGAGGCGGAGCAGTGAAGAAGTTGACATTGCGCGGCGCCCGTTGGCCTTGACGGTGGATGGGGGGCGAATCTTAGCATGGGGCCGGGGCGGGCTCGACGCTGGGCCATGGTCGGCTTGAGCCCGCTGCGATCCTCGGCTTGACTGGAGAGGGCAGGGGCCTTGCGAGGGGGACATGCCATGCAGCCGACGGATCCGCACACTATGCCCGACAGCCGCGCCGACGCCTGGGCCGCGCTGGCGCTGATCCTCATCGCGGTGCTGGCGGCGGTGCTCTGGGTCGCCGGGCGGTAGCCGCTCAGGCGGCACCGCTGAGGCCGAGGACCAGGCGCACCAGCCCGTAGAGCAGCAGCACGAACAGGGCGGTGCAGAGCACGCCGAGCAGGATGAAATGGCCGGGTTTGCCGCGGCTGAAGTCGCGGGTCCGGTTGCGCCCGCTCTGCACGCCGAAGGCGGCGGCCAGTACGCTATGCAGGGTCTGCCAGAAGGTCAGGGGCGGGGGCAGCGGCTCCTGCGGTTCGGTGGGGCGGGGTTGCGGCTCGTCGTGCATGGCGGTCTCCGGCGCGGGCGGGCGATGCAGCAAGCGTTGCCCGTGTTCGCCGCGCCGGCAAGTCGGCCGCGGTTTCAGAGTTCGATGCGCGCCCAGCCGCGGCGCTGCCACATCAGCGCGAACAGCAGCGAGGCCAGGCCGCGCTGCAGGATGTACAGGCTCCAGATCGCCAGCAGGCCGTAGCCGAGCACCGGGCCGAGCAGGTAGGTCAGCGGCAGCACCACCAGCCACTGGTTGCCGAGGGTCACCGCCATCACCGTGCGGCTGGCGCCGGCGCCGAGCAGCGCCTGGCCGAGCACCAGCGCGGCGGCGTCCAGCACCATGCCGGCGCCGGTCAGGCGCAGTGGCCAGAGTCCCAGCTCGACCAGTTGCGGGTCGTTGACGAACAGGCCGAGGATCGGCGCCGGGAACAGCCAGAACGGCATGCCCAGCAGCAGCAGGCCGCAGGCCGCCACCCGCACTACCTCCCAGCCCCAGCGGTGCGCCGCTTCGACGTCGCCCGCGCCGAGGCTGTGGCTGACCAAGGTGGTCGCCGCCATGCCCAGACCGATGGCCGGCAGGATCAGCAGCAGCGCCAGGTTGACCAGCACATGGGCCACCGCCAGTTCGGCGGTGCCGACCTGGGCGATGATCCAGAACAGCAGGGTGATGCCGGTGGCGAACAGGAACTGCTGCAGCGAATTGGGCAGCGACAGGCGGCTCAGCGTGTGCAGCTCGCGCCACCGTGGGCGGCGGCGCAGGAAGCCCTGGTCGCGCGCCACCCGCCAGGTCTGGCTGGCATAGACCAGCGAACCGACCCACAGGGCGATGCAGGTGCCCAGTCCCGAGCCCTCGGCGCCCATCGCCGGCAGGCCGAACAGGCCATGGATCAGGCAGTAGCTGAGCGCCGCGTTGGCCAGGTGCATGCCGAGCAGGATGCGCAGGTACAGCCCCGAACGGTGGCTGCCGTTCCAGAAGCCGCGGAACGCGAAGTTCATCCCCACCGCCGCTACCGCCAGCACCCGCCACTGCAGGTAGCCCTGACCGATGGCGGCCACCGCCGCATCGTCGGTCAGCCAGGCGATGACCAGCGGCGCGCTCAGCCAGCCGAGCAGGCCCAGCGGCAGGCCGCCGGCCAGGGCCAGCAGCAGTCCGGCGTTCAGCGCCGCGCCGGTCTCCTCCGCGCGGCCTTCGCCGCGGCGGCGCGCCACCAGCGCCTGCACCCCGGAGCCGAGGCCCATCACCAGGGCGATGACCATGAAGTTGGCGTAGCTGCCGATGCCCACCCCGGCCAGTGCGGTTTCCCCCAGGTGCCCGACCATCGCCGCATCCACCAGGTTGATCAGGCTCTGGCTGAGCATGCCGCCGATGATCGGCAAGCCGAGGGTGAGGATCTGGCGCAGGCGCTCGGGCATGGAGGGTGGGGAGGTGGCAAAAGGGTCGGCAGTTTAGCGCAGAACGCCGCCGCCGAGCCGCCCGGGAGCGCCCGCCTGGCCATTGCCTGCGGCGCGATGAACTCTGTGGGAGCGGCGCCCGCGCCGCGACAGTCGCCGTCTCGGCCGCGCCGCGAGCGCGGACGGCCTGAAAGATCCTGCCATGCCCCGCCTGTTCCCCCACGCTGCGCGGTGCGACGGTTTTCCTGTAATGAATTCGTGACGAAAGAGTGGCTGGAGTGCCTATGCCTCCAGCTCTGGCGGGTGCTGTAAGGAAAATCTGCCGTTTCTGCCGGTCGCCCGTGGCCGGCGCGGGCGGGCGGGTGGTTGTTCGCCGTCCGGGCAGCGGGTGTGATGCAGGCATGCCGGCCCTCGCGGGGTCGGCACCACAACAATAAAACGTGGAGGCCGCATGACTGCCCTGACCACCCCCGCCCCCCTGGCGTGCCACCCTGCCTCGCGCCGTCCCCGCCGCCGTTGCGCTGCGTCCGCTCTGCGGCCGACTGCCGGAACGGCCGCGCCATGTACAATGCGCGCCGCTTCGACTGTGACCCACTGCGCATATCCGCGCACCCCGGGTTGTCCGGACGCGCGCGATCGCCGCCGCCCGAGTCATCCCATGAGGTGAATCCGCCTTGCCGACTCCGCCGTGCCACAAGCCCGGCGGGTGATTTCCCGTCACAGACAAGAACAAACAGGTGACGCATGACCCGTGAAAAACCGAAGAACCTCTGGCAGTCCCGCTGGGGCTTCATCCTCGCCGCGACCGGCTCCGCCGTGGGCCTGGGCAATATCTGGAAATTCCCGTACATCACCGGCGAATACGGCGGTGGTGCCTTCGTGCTGATGTACCTGGGCTGCATCCTCGCCATCGGCATCCCGGTGATGATGACCGAGATCGCCCTCGGCCGTCGTGGGCGCGGCAGCCCGCTGGACGCCATCGCCCGGGTGGTCAGGGAGAACAACGGCAATCCGTTGTGGAAGCTGATGGGCGGCATGGCCACGCTGTGCGGCTTCCTGATCCTCTGCTTCTACGTGGTGGTCGCCGGCTGGGCCTTCGCCTACACGTGGAAGATGCTCGACGGCTCGCTGGCCGCCACCAGTGTCGAGGCGCTGGCCGGCGTGTTCGAGGCGCACAATGCCAGCCCCTGGCAGCTCGGCAGCTGGAGCCTGATCGTGGCCCTGGTCACCCTGTGGATCGTCGGCAAGGGCGTGACGGCCGGCGTCGAGCGCTCGGTGCGCTGGATGATGCCGGGCCTGGCGGTGATGCTGCTGATCCTGGTCGGCTACGCCCTGACCAGCGGCAACTTCGCCGAGGGCTTCGCCTTCCTGTTCACCTTCGACGCCAGCAAGGTCACCGGCGAGGCGTTCCTCGCCGCGCTCGGCCATGCCTTCTTCACCCTCAGCCTGGCCTCCGGGGCGATCCTCACCTACGGCTCCTACCTGCCGGACGACCAGTCCATCGCCCGCACCACCTTCGTGGTGGCGATCGCCGACACCTGCGTGGCGCTGCTTGCGGGCCTGGCGATCTTCCCGGTGATCTTCGCCAACGGCATGAGCCCGGCGGCCGGTCCCGGCCTGATCTTCATGAGCCTGCCGCTGGCCTTCCAGCAGATGCCGCTGGGCACCGTCTTCGGCGTGCTGTT harbors:
- a CDS encoding GGDEF domain-containing protein encodes the protein MSTSSLLRLDLGRLILLLAIASALLTLANLFYASYQVQRQLLIDSTLEANRVYAAKLADSAHHFLLAAQRQLAYSAVRLSGRFDDADALHDEVQRLKQQAETFNSTFVVGADSRLRAVYPSNLALGTLLATTGTREALRERRPLMSLPFVSATGRLIIMLSQPIYAPDGSYLGFLGGSLYLKEKSALHTLLGEHYYRDGSYLYVVDRQRSLVYHRDPERVGEVIKGNPAIDAVVRGEAGSMRLTNSWGIDMLAGYAPLGTSGWGVVAQRPTEMTLAGLDGLMLTTLRNAIPVTLISLLGIWWLARLISRPLWQLANTARNMDSQTASGDIRSVRAWYFEAAQLKRAMLTGLTLLQQKIGKLNLDTLTDPLTGLFNRRGLQMTLERWQDSERPFAVVALDIDHFKRINDNHGHDVGDQAIRHMAQLMRDTSRGNDVLCRNGGEEFLMLLPEASLDAARMVAERLRARMESSLTPGVGLATVSLGVAHWPASDRDIDTVLKMADQALYAAKQQGRNRVMVAAAGGAR
- a CDS encoding DUF2970 domain-containing protein; translation: MHDEPQPRPTEPQEPLPPPLTFWQTLHSVLAAAFGVQSGRNRTRDFSRGKPGHFILLGVLCTALFVLLLYGLVRLVLGLSGAA
- a CDS encoding MATE family efflux transporter yields the protein MPERLRQILTLGLPIIGGMLSQSLINLVDAAMVGHLGETALAGVGIGSYANFMVIALVMGLGSGVQALVARRRGEGRAEETGAALNAGLLLALAGGLPLGLLGWLSAPLVIAWLTDDAAVAAIGQGYLQWRVLAVAAVGMNFAFRGFWNGSHRSGLYLRILLGMHLANAALSYCLIHGLFGLPAMGAEGSGLGTCIALWVGSLVYASQTWRVARDQGFLRRRPRWRELHTLSRLSLPNSLQQFLFATGITLLFWIIAQVGTAELAVAHVLVNLALLLILPAIGLGMAATTLVSHSLGAGDVEAAHRWGWEVVRVAACGLLLLGMPFWLFPAPILGLFVNDPQLVELGLWPLRLTGAGMVLDAAALVLGQALLGAGASRTVMAVTLGNQWLVVLPLTYLLGPVLGYGLLAIWSLYILQRGLASLLFALMWQRRGWARIEL
- a CDS encoding sodium-dependent transporter — protein: MTREKPKNLWQSRWGFILAATGSAVGLGNIWKFPYITGEYGGGAFVLMYLGCILAIGIPVMMTEIALGRRGRGSPLDAIARVVRENNGNPLWKLMGGMATLCGFLILCFYVVVAGWAFAYTWKMLDGSLAATSVEALAGVFEAHNASPWQLGSWSLIVALVTLWIVGKGVTAGVERSVRWMMPGLAVMLLILVGYALTSGNFAEGFAFLFTFDASKVTGEAFLAALGHAFFTLSLASGAILTYGSYLPDDQSIARTTFVVAIADTCVALLAGLAIFPVIFANGMSPAAGPGLIFMSLPLAFQQMPLGTVFGVLFFAMVSVAALTSAISMIEATVAYLNEKHGVGRMKASIVSGAVLIAISMLAMLSFNVGAEWKLFGLNFFDLLDYVTSRWMMPVGGILMVILAGYCLRSEIMRDELRLPAAGYALWLFMVRYVSPVLILVVFLNALGWLGFDPLAGWYWIASAIGVLAVLGEVFAPRVRHEFAVR